Proteins encoded together in one Lysinibacter cavernae window:
- a CDS encoding ComEC/Rec2 family competence protein, whose protein sequence is MKRLPTSGSSVQPVAKTSIDAAVANLDLRLVWPAIAMWAASLGGTTGLDLAVVSGELVACSGYAAFGIGAALLLRRVVWRHQQRAFDRRSTPRLLVKRLNFHEIPSREIVCRQPRLARFWADCCARGRVAANSGLTNQPGTHSMMIVVCALVGLTCIHTAANEQQRHPPWLRSAEAAVVHATFTVSGDPTIRNHAFGASGWVSATLDGIRLTKSPGAAESNRSLKSPVILFGTEQQLREVSIGSRVTGTVRLTPSDSAGRVAYVANLSSGQVAVVPPGQPLLGVNALRRTFREHLRALPGDGAALLPGLALGDTSLVSEPVDAAMKASSLSHLTAVSGSNCAVIVSIVLVVARRFRLQRVARLCLVLLGLCGFVLLVTPDSSVLRAAVMSVVILVATTSGRPGRGVSSLCVAVIVLLGFDPRMAGDYGFILSVLATASILVLAPRLTLLLERWMPPVIAQLVSIPAAAQIACQPVLLLLQPVIPLAGIVANVLAAPAAPVATVAGLVACLVLPAVPWLGTQIVDIAIWPASWIVQVAKATSGLSWGQLDWPQSWWGFGLLVAAIVCAVVALMRRGSFRSLQSLQRTAAVTSVCALLIGSTIGTSNAARWHSSLTRPQDWDFALCDVGQGDAALVRSEGHIILIDTGPSVEALTACLRLLSVDHIELLVLTHYDVDHVGAVDAVISMTQHAMVAPLLEQGDQVVRSKLEDAGVEIIEGHAGLSGSFGAATWQVLWPVVASKPPDAQPQQGAAGAFVGERDGNAQSVTLDVRTPHGRGVFLGDLGESSQSRLLRYVDLSDGPPIDIVKVAHHGSRDQSARLYRQLGATYAGISVGADNGYGHPTLAALDMMAAAGSSVLRTDRQGTIVLSADRDGGDHRNQPWSVWQSRTSADPSPESAGHPRSPAEHIRIAAELVLAAGFGPHEGRGQGSVVGRIRGWQRQRAGQNPKAKRM, encoded by the coding sequence GTGAAACGGTTACCAACATCCGGCAGCTCGGTCCAGCCGGTCGCCAAGACGAGCATTGACGCCGCAGTAGCAAACCTCGATCTGCGTCTTGTCTGGCCCGCAATTGCAATGTGGGCCGCGAGCTTGGGTGGTACCACCGGCCTCGACCTTGCTGTTGTCTCAGGTGAGTTGGTTGCTTGCTCCGGCTATGCGGCTTTTGGCATTGGTGCTGCGCTCTTACTTCGACGAGTTGTGTGGCGGCATCAGCAAAGAGCGTTCGATCGCCGTTCTACTCCGAGGCTCCTCGTCAAGAGGCTCAACTTCCACGAGATCCCATCTCGTGAAATCGTCTGTCGTCAGCCGCGGCTTGCCCGTTTTTGGGCCGACTGTTGTGCCCGCGGGCGCGTAGCCGCGAACAGCGGGTTGACGAACCAGCCTGGCACCCACTCGATGATGATTGTTGTGTGCGCGCTCGTCGGACTGACCTGCATACACACAGCAGCAAATGAGCAACAGCGCCATCCTCCCTGGCTTCGCTCCGCAGAGGCGGCGGTGGTTCACGCCACATTTACCGTTTCAGGAGACCCAACGATACGAAATCACGCATTCGGCGCATCCGGCTGGGTTTCAGCAACGCTTGACGGCATCCGGCTGACGAAGTCGCCTGGTGCCGCTGAGAGCAACAGGTCGCTGAAGTCACCGGTTATTCTGTTTGGCACCGAGCAACAACTTCGCGAGGTATCGATCGGCAGCAGGGTCACCGGTACGGTCCGGCTCACCCCCTCAGACTCCGCAGGGCGGGTCGCCTACGTCGCCAACCTCTCCTCCGGCCAAGTAGCGGTTGTGCCACCTGGGCAGCCGCTCTTGGGTGTGAACGCCCTCCGACGCACCTTTCGAGAACACCTGCGTGCGCTCCCGGGAGACGGCGCCGCGCTCCTTCCTGGTCTGGCGTTGGGTGATACCTCCCTTGTCTCCGAACCTGTTGACGCCGCAATGAAGGCAAGCTCGCTGAGTCATCTCACCGCGGTATCCGGTTCAAACTGTGCCGTCATCGTCAGCATCGTGTTGGTTGTTGCGCGCAGATTCAGGTTGCAGCGCGTTGCGCGACTCTGCCTGGTGCTGCTGGGGCTTTGTGGGTTTGTGCTCTTGGTGACACCCGACTCAAGCGTGTTGAGGGCAGCGGTGATGTCAGTAGTCATCCTGGTCGCGACGACCTCGGGACGTCCTGGTCGTGGCGTTTCCTCGCTCTGCGTTGCGGTTATCGTTCTGCTCGGGTTCGACCCACGTATGGCTGGTGACTACGGATTCATACTGTCCGTACTGGCAACGGCATCCATTCTTGTCTTGGCTCCCCGGCTGACGCTGCTTCTTGAACGGTGGATGCCGCCGGTGATTGCCCAGCTTGTTTCAATTCCGGCGGCCGCTCAGATTGCCTGCCAGCCGGTGCTGCTTCTCTTACAACCGGTCATTCCGTTGGCTGGCATCGTTGCCAACGTTTTGGCCGCTCCTGCCGCACCAGTCGCAACCGTCGCTGGTCTTGTGGCCTGCCTTGTGTTGCCCGCAGTTCCCTGGTTGGGAACACAGATTGTAGACATCGCAATCTGGCCAGCGTCATGGATCGTTCAGGTCGCAAAAGCCACATCGGGTCTGAGCTGGGGGCAACTCGACTGGCCCCAGAGCTGGTGGGGGTTTGGCCTCCTCGTTGCTGCGATTGTGTGCGCCGTTGTGGCCCTCATGCGTCGAGGGAGCTTCAGAAGTCTCCAGTCCTTACAACGAACCGCTGCCGTCACCTCGGTCTGCGCACTCCTCATCGGGAGCACAATCGGCACCTCGAATGCGGCGAGGTGGCACAGCAGCCTGACCCGGCCGCAAGACTGGGATTTTGCGCTGTGTGACGTTGGTCAGGGTGATGCCGCGTTAGTCCGTTCAGAGGGGCACATCATTCTGATTGACACGGGTCCATCCGTCGAAGCGCTCACCGCCTGCCTTCGGTTGCTTAGCGTTGACCACATTGAACTGCTGGTACTGACTCATTACGACGTTGATCATGTCGGGGCCGTCGACGCGGTGATCTCGATGACACAGCACGCGATGGTCGCGCCGCTCCTTGAACAGGGCGATCAAGTTGTTCGAAGCAAGCTGGAAGATGCCGGAGTAGAAATTATCGAAGGGCACGCCGGGCTCAGCGGCAGCTTCGGGGCGGCAACCTGGCAGGTCCTCTGGCCAGTTGTTGCTTCGAAGCCACCCGACGCTCAGCCGCAACAGGGCGCGGCTGGGGCGTTCGTAGGGGAGCGAGACGGCAACGCGCAGAGCGTCACGCTCGACGTTCGTACTCCACACGGCCGCGGGGTCTTCCTTGGTGATCTTGGCGAATCAAGCCAATCGCGGCTCCTTCGATACGTTGACCTGTCCGACGGCCCGCCCATCGATATTGTGAAGGTCGCACATCACGGATCACGGGATCAGAGCGCTCGTTTGTATCGACAGTTAGGGGCAACCTACGCGGGCATCTCAGTCGGGGCAGACAACGGTTACGGGCACCCAACGCTTGCCGCGCTAGACATGATGGCCGCCGCCGGAAGCTCAGTGCTCCGAACCGACAGACAAGGCACCATCGTGCTCAGCGCTGATCGCGACGGCGGCGACCACAGGAACCAGCCGTGGTCAGTCTGGCAGAGCCGAACGTCGGCCGATCCATCGCCTGAATCAGCAGGCCACCCAAGGTCTCCCGCAGAACACATCCGGATAGCTGCAGAACTCGTCTTGGCCGCCGGCTTCGGGCCGCACGAGGGTCGAGGCCAAGGCTCGGTAGTCGGTAGGATAAGGGGGTGGCAGCGGCAAAGAGCGGGGCAAAACCCAAAAGCAAAGCGGATGTAA
- the lepA gene encoding translation elongation factor 4 yields the protein MSPRSVNPPIPAATDPAIIRNFCIIAHIDHGKSTLADRMLHLTGVVSDRDMRAQYLDRMDIERERGITIKSQAVRMPWEFEGTNYALNMIDTPGHVDFTYEVSRSLAACEGALLLVDAAQGIEAQTLANLYLAMENDLTIIPVLNKIDLPAADPEKYAKELANLIGGDPEDVLLVSGKTGVGVEALLDRVTQMVPAPVGDVNAPARAMIFDSVYDAYRGVVTYVRMVDGSLKPREKIQMMSTRAVHELLEIGVSSPEPKPSKGLSVGEVGYLITGVKDVRQSKVGDTVTTSQKPAEEALPGYTDPKPMVFSGVYPIDGSDYPILRDALDKLKLSDAALNYEPETSVALGFGFRIGFLGLLHLEIITERLRREFDLDLIATAPSVIYEVTTDDKKTITVTNPSEFPGGKILEVREPVVKAAILAPKDYVGAIMELCQSRRGTLLGMEYFGEDRVELRYNIPLGEIVFDFFDHLKSRTQGYASLDYEPAGDQAADLVKVDILLQGEQVDAFSAIVHREKAYAYGVLMTERLKELIPRQQFEVPIQAAIGARIIARESIRAIRKDVLAKCYGGDISRKRKLLEKQKEGKKRMKMVGRVEVPQEAFIAALSGDTETKDKK from the coding sequence ATGTCCCCACGATCTGTAAACCCGCCGATTCCCGCTGCCACCGACCCAGCGATTATTCGTAATTTCTGCATCATCGCGCACATCGACCACGGTAAATCCACCCTGGCCGACCGCATGCTGCACCTCACCGGTGTCGTCAGCGACCGCGATATGCGTGCGCAGTACCTCGACCGCATGGACATCGAGCGCGAGCGCGGTATCACGATCAAGAGCCAGGCTGTTCGCATGCCGTGGGAGTTTGAGGGAACCAATTACGCCCTCAACATGATCGATACTCCGGGTCACGTTGACTTCACGTATGAGGTATCCCGGTCGCTTGCAGCCTGCGAGGGCGCGTTGTTGCTGGTGGATGCGGCGCAGGGCATCGAAGCCCAGACTCTGGCAAACCTGTACCTTGCAATGGAGAACGATCTCACGATCATCCCGGTACTCAACAAGATTGACCTCCCAGCAGCCGATCCCGAGAAGTACGCAAAGGAGCTGGCCAACCTCATTGGTGGCGATCCCGAAGACGTGCTGCTGGTTTCTGGAAAGACGGGTGTTGGGGTTGAGGCCCTGCTCGACCGGGTGACGCAGATGGTTCCCGCTCCCGTTGGTGACGTGAACGCTCCGGCAAGAGCCATGATTTTTGACTCGGTCTACGACGCCTACCGTGGCGTGGTCACGTATGTTCGTATGGTTGACGGCTCACTGAAGCCTCGCGAGAAGATTCAGATGATGTCGACCCGTGCGGTGCACGAGCTGCTTGAGATTGGCGTGAGCTCGCCAGAGCCGAAGCCGTCGAAGGGGCTTTCGGTTGGTGAGGTTGGGTACCTGATTACCGGCGTGAAGGATGTGCGTCAGTCAAAGGTTGGTGACACTGTCACGACCAGCCAGAAGCCAGCAGAAGAGGCGCTTCCCGGATATACCGACCCGAAGCCTATGGTGTTCTCTGGTGTGTACCCGATCGACGGTAGCGATTACCCCATCCTTCGTGACGCCCTCGACAAACTCAAACTGTCTGATGCCGCGCTCAACTACGAACCAGAAACCTCCGTTGCGCTTGGCTTCGGCTTCCGCATCGGCTTCCTCGGTTTGCTGCACCTCGAGATTATTACTGAGCGCCTTCGCCGCGAGTTTGACCTTGACCTCATCGCCACTGCGCCGTCGGTTATCTACGAGGTCACCACCGACGACAAAAAAACCATCACGGTGACGAACCCAAGCGAATTCCCCGGTGGCAAGATTCTTGAGGTCCGGGAGCCAGTTGTGAAGGCTGCCATCCTCGCCCCAAAGGATTACGTTGGTGCGATCATGGAGCTGTGCCAGAGCCGCCGAGGCACGCTGCTTGGCATGGAATACTTCGGTGAGGATCGCGTTGAGCTTCGCTACAACATCCCACTCGGTGAGATCGTATTTGACTTTTTTGATCATCTGAAGAGCCGCACGCAGGGCTATGCAAGCCTCGACTACGAGCCAGCTGGCGATCAGGCTGCAGACCTCGTGAAGGTTGACATCCTCTTGCAGGGTGAGCAGGTTGACGCGTTTAGCGCGATTGTGCACCGTGAGAAGGCGTATGCCTACGGTGTCCTGATGACTGAGCGCCTCAAGGAGCTGATCCCGCGTCAGCAGTTTGAGGTTCCCATTCAGGCGGCTATCGGGGCCAGAATCATCGCGCGTGAGAGCATCCGGGCGATTCGTAAGGACGTGCTCGCCAAGTGTTACGGTGGCGATATCTCTCGTAAGCGCAAGCTGCTTGAGAAGCAAAAAGAAGGTAAGAAGCGCATGAAGATGGTGGGCCGCGTAGAGGTTCCCCAAGAGGCATTCATTGCCGCACTGTCGGGAGACACCGAGACGAAAGACAAGAAGTAG
- a CDS encoding ComEA family DNA-binding protein, which yields MTSTLPPLTAVRRRLGLEPTADSPSQVFADSLGVQPGDSRLPLPLPLSLPLPSTPPSEPPSIPPSSSPGRFHATVHEAADLPVSIPDFSRPRRDGVASSGAKHVAEGEESVVDETFRLAEVYPSASPIATRAPSATTASRRGNAERYLTPESSVNTAPVDTAPVDPAFVGASSADTALVGSSFPRTASVDPAFVGTATSRATSRISQVLHSPRQLSKMSAWAATVVFVLAIVVSAVIGMVHDRSAAVATGDTPLPPPAGHSSASPDQDRSASTAPPPDNIETADASVTDPQLYIHVLGHVSAPGLVRLEPGSRVVDAIDAAGGMLDTAEPASINLARLLSDGEQVVVLAVGETPPAPVVAESSGSATAGSGQLALVNINTATTEQLETLPRVGPALAQRIIDWRETEGPFGAVDDLLSVTGIGDKTLDGFRAQITV from the coding sequence ATGACCAGCACACTTCCCCCGCTCACCGCGGTTCGACGCCGGCTTGGCCTCGAACCCACCGCCGACTCACCTTCGCAGGTTTTCGCAGATTCGCTCGGCGTGCAGCCAGGTGATTCGCGCCTGCCGCTGCCCTTGCCGCTGTCGTTGCCGCTGCCCTCAACGCCGCCGTCAGAGCCGCCATCAATACCGCCGTCCAGTTCGCCCGGTAGATTCCACGCAACAGTCCACGAAGCCGCTGACCTTCCCGTCTCAATTCCCGATTTTTCCCGCCCTCGACGCGACGGCGTTGCGTCCTCCGGCGCCAAGCACGTCGCTGAGGGGGAGGAGAGCGTCGTTGATGAGACGTTCCGCCTAGCTGAGGTGTACCCGTCGGCGTCGCCAATCGCAACGCGCGCCCCATCGGCGACGACGGCTTCGCGACGGGGCAACGCCGAACGATATTTGACGCCCGAGTCATCGGTCAACACAGCACCGGTCGACACAGCACCGGTCGACCCAGCATTTGTCGGCGCCTCGTCGGCCGATACCGCGTTGGTCGGCTCATCATTTCCAAGAACAGCGTCGGTCGACCCGGCATTTGTTGGCACGGCGACCTCCCGAGCCACCAGCCGAATCTCGCAGGTGCTCCACTCGCCACGGCAACTGAGCAAGATGAGCGCCTGGGCAGCAACCGTGGTGTTTGTGCTTGCAATTGTCGTCTCAGCGGTCATCGGCATGGTTCACGATCGCTCTGCGGCGGTTGCCACGGGTGACACACCCCTACCGCCCCCGGCAGGTCATAGCTCCGCATCGCCAGATCAAGATAGGTCGGCATCCACCGCCCCGCCGCCAGACAACATCGAAACGGCTGACGCAAGCGTTACCGATCCGCAACTCTATATCCATGTGCTCGGTCACGTTTCCGCACCTGGCCTCGTACGACTTGAGCCAGGCAGTCGAGTCGTTGACGCGATCGACGCAGCAGGAGGAATGCTTGACACCGCGGAGCCCGCCTCGATAAATCTCGCTCGGCTCCTGAGCGATGGCGAACAAGTGGTCGTACTCGCTGTGGGTGAAACACCTCCTGCCCCGGTGGTCGCCGAATCGTCGGGCAGTGCAACTGCCGGAAGCGGTCAGCTCGCGCTCGTGAATATCAATACCGCAACCACTGAACAACTCGAGACTCTTCCGCGGGTAGGTCCTGCTCTTGCCCAGCGAATTATCGATTGGCGCGAGACCGAGGGGCCGTTTGGGGCAGTTGACGATCTGCTCAGCGTGACGGGTATCGGAGACAAAACTCTCGACGGGTTCAGAGCCCAGATCACGGTTTGA
- a CDS encoding YchJ family protein, whose translation MIDSERCPCLSGETYGACCGPMHAGAKTAPTAERLMRSRYSAFLAGDAAYLLKTWHPATRPEELVMEDGLRWLRLDILDTVGGSLFETEGVVEFRALYSSIPEDGEPAERGMLHERSRFIKLDGEWVYMDGEIRS comes from the coding sequence ATGATCGATTCCGAACGATGCCCATGCCTGAGCGGCGAAACCTACGGCGCCTGCTGTGGCCCAATGCATGCGGGCGCAAAGACTGCCCCAACGGCTGAGCGGCTCATGCGCTCGCGCTACTCCGCGTTCCTTGCGGGTGACGCGGCGTACCTGCTGAAGACCTGGCATCCGGCAACCCGCCCAGAGGAGCTCGTGATGGAGGACGGCCTTCGCTGGCTTCGCCTCGATATTCTCGACACGGTTGGCGGCTCACTGTTCGAAACAGAGGGCGTTGTTGAGTTCAGGGCGCTGTACAGCTCGATCCCGGAAGACGGAGAGCCGGCAGAGCGTGGGATGCTGCACGAGCGCAGCCGCTTCATCAAGCTCGACGGCGAATGGGTCTACATGGATGGTGAGATCCGTTCCTAG
- the rpsT gene encoding 30S ribosomal protein S20 has protein sequence MANIKSQIKRIGTNKKAQDRNKAVKSELKTVVRATREAVVAGDKEKATTALGLASKKLDKAVSKGVIHQNQAANRKSALAKKVAAL, from the coding sequence GTGGCAAATATTAAGTCGCAGATCAAGCGCATCGGCACCAACAAGAAGGCCCAGGACCGCAACAAGGCCGTCAAGAGCGAGCTCAAGACGGTTGTTCGCGCTACCCGCGAGGCTGTAGTTGCTGGCGACAAAGAGAAGGCAACCACCGCCCTCGGCCTCGCTTCGAAGAAGCTTGACAAGGCCGTAAGCAAGGGTGTTATTCACCAGAACCAGGCTGCGAACCGCAAGTCGGCTCTCGCCAAGAAGGTTGCAGCGCTCTAA
- the holA gene encoding DNA polymerase III subunit delta: MAAAKSGAKPKSKADVKIPQLDWSAIRPEPVVLVSGAQAFLADRAIRLLRELLKAEDPSIEVHDVSADAYNAGELMTLASPSLFAEPRLIQVSNVEKCTDAFLADAQAYLKQPADDTYLVLRHGGGTRGKALLDAVRRGEGAGIEVVCAEITKDTERYAFAQAEFQRAGVKVTAGALRALVTAFADDIGELASACSQLMSDSSAEITEQTVDKYYGGRVETNAFRVADTAIAGRAGEALILLRHALGTGAEPIPLLAAFAMKLRTMGRVYGVRGSGAQLAGQLGMAPWQVDKARRDVDGWTEHGLAECVKAIASTDAQLKGASRDPVYALEKMVLLVAHKGRQLS, encoded by the coding sequence GTGGCAGCGGCAAAGAGCGGGGCAAAACCCAAAAGCAAAGCGGATGTAAAGATACCGCAGCTTGACTGGAGTGCCATCCGGCCAGAGCCCGTTGTGCTGGTCTCAGGAGCACAAGCGTTCCTCGCAGATCGTGCCATTCGACTCCTGCGAGAACTACTCAAAGCAGAAGACCCATCCATCGAAGTGCACGATGTCTCTGCCGACGCCTATAACGCCGGCGAACTCATGACGCTTGCGAGTCCATCACTGTTTGCGGAACCGCGGCTCATTCAGGTCTCAAACGTCGAAAAATGCACGGATGCATTCCTTGCCGACGCCCAGGCCTACCTCAAACAACCCGCCGACGACACCTACCTTGTGCTTCGGCACGGCGGTGGCACCAGGGGCAAAGCCCTGCTCGACGCGGTACGCCGCGGCGAAGGTGCGGGCATCGAAGTCGTTTGTGCGGAGATCACCAAAGACACCGAACGCTACGCCTTTGCTCAGGCAGAGTTCCAGCGCGCCGGGGTCAAAGTCACGGCGGGTGCCCTTCGGGCGTTGGTCACGGCATTTGCTGACGACATCGGCGAGCTCGCCTCCGCCTGTAGCCAGCTCATGTCAGATTCCAGTGCCGAGATTACGGAACAAACCGTCGATAAGTACTACGGCGGGCGAGTAGAAACCAATGCATTCCGCGTTGCCGACACTGCCATTGCCGGACGCGCTGGCGAGGCCCTCATCCTGCTGCGCCACGCGCTGGGAACGGGAGCAGAGCCCATACCATTGCTCGCGGCGTTTGCGATGAAACTGCGCACCATGGGCCGCGTGTACGGCGTACGAGGTTCGGGCGCGCAGCTGGCCGGCCAACTCGGCATGGCGCCCTGGCAAGTTGATAAGGCTCGGCGCGATGTTGACGGTTGGACCGAACATGGTCTCGCCGAATGCGTCAAAGCGATTGCTAGCACCGATGCCCAGCTGAAGGGGGCCAGTAGGGACCCCGTCTACGCCCTCGAAAAGATGGTGCTGCTCGTGGCCCACAAGGGCCGCCAGCTGTCCTGA